From Nitrospirota bacterium, a single genomic window includes:
- a CDS encoding serine/threonine-protein kinase, which yields MWAHSSKRGEQGEREEQPKPKYARWNLEPGASIADGRWVVKRLGGGSRYEVYLVWDERLFALMVAKILRPDQAEDARALDELRREAEVLERLAHPVLVRSFGTVVAGSYPHILLEHIEGPTLDRLINRHGQLPLEQLLPLALHMAAVLHYLSVEGFVHLDVKPGNIMMGIPPRLIDLSIARSAESAKLLRAPIGTDAYMAPEQCDPKSFVGCMGTATDMWGLGATLYHAATGRRPFVRAPAARDNTDPGVRFPQLVDAPGPFPKGIPAPLGDLILRMLDRNPAARPAPAELPLVLEPLVAGLSGGIRVSKLGIHARSSTSKWIDAVVAPSER from the coding sequence ATGTGGGCGCATAGCAGCAAGAGGGGCGAGCAAGGAGAGCGGGAAGAACAGCCAAAGCCCAAGTACGCGCGCTGGAACCTTGAACCGGGCGCATCGATCGCGGACGGACGCTGGGTCGTCAAGCGGCTTGGCGGGGGAAGCCGGTACGAGGTCTACCTGGTCTGGGATGAAAGGCTTTTTGCGCTCATGGTGGCCAAGATCCTACGTCCGGACCAAGCCGAGGATGCCCGGGCACTGGATGAACTCAGGCGCGAGGCTGAGGTGCTCGAAAGACTGGCTCATCCGGTCCTCGTGCGGAGCTTCGGAACCGTTGTCGCGGGTTCCTATCCCCACATCTTGCTCGAGCATATCGAAGGTCCCACTCTCGACAGGCTGATCAATCGACACGGGCAACTTCCGCTCGAACAACTTCTCCCGCTCGCTCTGCATATGGCAGCGGTTCTGCACTACCTTTCAGTCGAGGGCTTTGTTCACCTGGATGTGAAGCCCGGCAACATCATGATGGGCATACCGCCTCGGTTGATCGACTTGAGCATCGCTCGATCCGCGGAGAGCGCCAAGCTGCTCCGGGCCCCAATAGGCACCGACGCCTATATGGCTCCGGAGCAGTGCGATCCAAAGTCCTTTGTGGGATGCATGGGCACTGCAACGGATATGTGGGGCCTGGGGGCGACTCTGTATCATGCAGCCACTGGACGGCGGCCCTTCGTTCGCGCTCCCGCAGCTCGGGACAACACCGATCCCGGGGTCCGCTTCCCGCAACTGGTTGATGCGCCCGGTCCGTTTCCGAAGGGCATTCCTGCGCCCCTTGGGGACCTCATTTTGAGGATGCTGGATCGAAATCCTGCCGCACGGCCAGCGCCCGCAGAATTGCCCTTGGTATTGGAGCCGCTTGTTGCTGGGCTTTCAGGTGGGATCAGGGTTTCCAAGCTCGGCATCCACGCTCGGTCCAGTACCTCAAAATGGATCGATGCCGTGGTTGCGCCGTCAGAACGATAG
- a CDS encoding DUF5666 domain-containing protein, whose product MTRMFLKRMLVLVLPIAVLVSCSADNSTFSGGGIGGTGVTVGPITGFGSIFVNGAELDISNATVTLEGVDDDSGDPNRSLKLGMVVVVRGNFSPDGLTGVATSVAFEDNLEGPVDSVDAGNQLTVLRQTVVVNTSTVFDGFNALSELSQGEMVEVSGLVDANGNILATRIAFKGDDFNAVGELEIKGTIRNLDTTSKTFVIGAATTPLVVQYTGAELKLENSPNGVLENGLFVEVESKQPPSGGAIQASEVAVKSPFSDSLGEEGDHVEIEGFVTEFSSLDQPFKVNGILVLTTAATVYEHGSAIDVANGVRLEVEGTLDADGVLTAVKVEFEDSSG is encoded by the coding sequence ATGACGCGCATGTTTTTGAAGAGGATGTTAGTTCTGGTGCTGCCCATAGCGGTCCTGGTCTCCTGTAGCGCCGACAATAGCACGTTTTCGGGCGGCGGCATCGGCGGCACGGGAGTCACCGTGGGCCCCATTACGGGATTCGGCAGCATTTTTGTGAATGGCGCCGAGCTGGACATCTCCAACGCCACCGTGACCTTGGAGGGCGTGGATGACGATTCAGGCGATCCCAATCGCAGTCTGAAGTTGGGGATGGTGGTGGTCGTGCGTGGGAACTTCAGCCCGGACGGCCTCACCGGCGTGGCCACCAGCGTGGCCTTCGAAGACAACCTGGAAGGCCCCGTAGATAGCGTGGACGCGGGAAATCAATTGACAGTGCTGCGTCAGACAGTGGTCGTGAATACCTCCACGGTTTTTGACGGGTTTAACGCTCTGAGTGAGCTGAGCCAAGGCGAGATGGTGGAGGTCAGTGGTCTGGTGGATGCCAACGGAAATATTCTGGCCACCCGAATCGCGTTCAAAGGGGACGACTTTAATGCTGTCGGGGAACTCGAGATCAAGGGGACTATCCGGAACCTGGATACCACGTCGAAAACTTTTGTGATTGGAGCAGCGACAACTCCCCTGGTAGTGCAATACACCGGGGCCGAGCTGAAACTTGAAAATTCTCCCAATGGCGTGCTGGAAAATGGTCTGTTCGTGGAAGTGGAGAGCAAACAACCTCCGTCGGGCGGGGCCATCCAGGCCAGTGAGGTCGCGGTGAAGAGCCCCTTCTCCGACTCCCTGGGCGAGGAAGGTGATCATGTGGAGATCGAGGGCTTTGTGACGGAGTTCAGCTCGCTTGATCAGCCCTTTAAGGTGAACGGCATTCTCGTCCTGACCACTGCCGCCACCGTGTACGAACATGGCTCGGCCATCGACGTGGCGAACGGTGTGCGACTGGAGGTGGAAGGGACGTTGGATGCCGACGGTGTTCTGACGGCGGTGAAGGTGGAGTTTGAGGACAGCAGCGGATAG
- the bamD gene encoding outer membrane protein assembly factor BamD produces the protein MLSVTILLQGCGGASRRVPPSPRFANAEIEAAYKNGESALLNGDYVRARRVLMQIISQYPGENDLAQVQWLIARTYELEGRSIEAISEYKRFLTNFPDHPNAPDADDRLRLLEKAARPKPAQAVRMVGALSTDYEFGKDLTPDPLTTLNRVTTRLDAQVRNLDAGQGKLVFSGLRSFDLEDSRNDRARLQKLYGDWRNAVDTFSVRAGRQPSTPGSLSTRYDGAEIHYRVIPTVALNAAAGFPVDLSTSGAFSTDTRFYEAGVSVADLSGSTGRVYAVQQTAGSVVDRQAVGGNIQGVWGRFGFNGNLDYDTSFGEFNDRFLSLDYALKESLHIAVAQDIRNDPYLQMSTALQDPTAITPGIGSLEEFVDLVGEDAVRNLAQLHTIDSTDTRVGVRWTIDEHWTSTADYAYTTSRITQADGSRIRTTFNRLSGYLAQYNAWRLPDSASVLVIFQDGSDLATDTLSLTAGERIAPATTLQLKARVEYTNFKNGGTGDSMRYVPGLVLDVAPARFLSVTAEGEYTIENRFHEPGRTAIFSRLNVTLLF, from the coding sequence GTGCTGAGCGTAACGATCCTCCTTCAAGGATGCGGGGGCGCGAGCAGGCGAGTCCCCCCGTCGCCGAGGTTCGCCAACGCCGAGATCGAGGCCGCGTACAAGAACGGTGAGTCGGCGTTGCTGAACGGCGACTACGTCAGAGCCCGGCGTGTTTTGATGCAGATCATCTCCCAGTACCCTGGCGAGAACGACCTCGCGCAGGTGCAGTGGCTCATCGCGAGGACCTACGAGCTGGAGGGTCGTTCGATCGAGGCCATCTCGGAGTACAAACGATTTCTCACCAACTTTCCCGACCATCCCAACGCGCCGGACGCCGATGATCGGCTCCGTCTGCTCGAAAAGGCGGCGCGGCCGAAACCGGCGCAAGCGGTCCGAATGGTCGGGGCCTTGTCCACGGATTACGAATTTGGCAAGGACCTGACGCCCGATCCGTTGACCACGTTGAACCGGGTGACCACGCGTCTGGACGCCCAGGTGCGCAATCTCGACGCCGGCCAGGGCAAACTGGTCTTCAGCGGGCTTCGATCGTTCGACTTGGAAGACAGTCGCAATGATCGTGCCCGTCTCCAGAAGCTCTACGGCGACTGGCGCAACGCGGTGGATACCTTCTCGGTGCGGGCAGGACGGCAACCCTCCACCCCGGGATCGCTCTCAACGCGGTATGACGGCGCGGAGATCCATTACCGGGTGATACCTACGGTGGCGCTGAATGCGGCGGCGGGATTTCCAGTGGATCTGTCGACCAGCGGCGCGTTTTCGACGGATACGCGGTTTTACGAAGCTGGCGTCAGCGTGGCGGACCTCAGCGGCTCCACCGGCCGCGTCTACGCGGTACAGCAGACGGCCGGGAGTGTCGTGGACCGGCAAGCCGTCGGCGGAAATATTCAAGGAGTCTGGGGTCGTTTTGGGTTCAATGGGAACCTCGACTACGACACGAGTTTCGGCGAGTTCAACGATCGGTTTCTCTCCCTGGATTACGCGTTGAAGGAATCGCTTCATATCGCGGTCGCGCAGGATATCCGAAACGACCCCTACCTGCAGATGAGTACCGCGCTCCAGGATCCGACGGCAATCACCCCCGGAATCGGATCCCTGGAGGAATTCGTGGACCTGGTTGGTGAAGACGCGGTCCGCAATTTGGCACAGCTCCACACGATTGATTCGACGGACACGCGGGTAGGCGTTCGATGGACGATCGATGAGCACTGGACCTCGACCGCGGATTACGCGTACACCACGAGCCGCATCACACAGGCGGACGGAAGTCGGATTCGAACCACGTTCAACCGCCTCTCCGGGTACCTGGCGCAATACAACGCCTGGCGTCTTCCCGACTCGGCGTCGGTGTTGGTCATTTTCCAAGACGGCTCCGATCTCGCGACGGATACACTCTCGCTCACGGCCGGGGAGCGCATCGCCCCGGCCACGACGCTGCAACTCAAGGCGCGCGTGGAGTACACCAATTTTAAGAACGGGGGGACGGGTGACTCGATGCGGTACGTCCCCGGGTTGGTGCTCGACGTGGCGCCCGCGAGGTTTCTCTCCGTGACGGCCGAGGGCGAGTACACGATCGAGAACCGATTTCACGAGCCCGGACGCACGGCGATCTTTTCTCGCCTGAATGTGACGCTGCTGTTTTAG
- a CDS encoding cytochrome c3 family protein, whose protein sequence is MIESPYAGRWGTRLAISAIIGLLIWVIHGALAGQAAPPGQVFNHDRTLFPLTGQHQRLECEACHTGGRYESLPTQCGSCHKAPARHVVDQRTAAAAGGCDACHDTTDWSRASFVHTPAMTGGLCSTCHNGQRAVGKPAGHIATTAECGTCHTTTSFAGAGFQHDATTAGRCDTCHNGRTAAGKPSGHLATTAQCDQCHNTRSFAGAGFQHDATAAGRCDTCHNGRTAAGKPSGHIVTTAQCDQCHTTTSFAGATFRHDAATTAGRCDTCHNGRTATGKPSGHLATTAQCDQCHRTTGWTPATYTSHDNPRLIGGHAGLDCKICHPQAFTSVFYRDGVQFGFCSNCHKRDYDPVDHHKNVSLQVNANCANCHEHAGYRF, encoded by the coding sequence ATGATAGAAAGTCCATATGCAGGACGTTGGGGCACGCGACTCGCAATCTCCGCGATTATTGGACTCCTGATCTGGGTCATCCACGGGGCGTTGGCTGGACAGGCCGCGCCTCCAGGGCAAGTATTCAACCACGACCGGACCCTGTTTCCGCTTACCGGGCAACACCAGCGGTTGGAATGCGAGGCCTGCCACACTGGCGGCCGGTACGAGAGCCTGCCTACGCAGTGCGGGTCCTGCCACAAAGCGCCCGCCAGACATGTGGTCGATCAACGGACTGCCGCAGCCGCGGGCGGGTGCGACGCGTGCCACGACACCACCGACTGGAGCCGCGCGAGTTTCGTCCATACCCCTGCGATGACCGGCGGGTTGTGCAGTACTTGCCACAACGGCCAGCGAGCCGTGGGCAAGCCGGCCGGCCACATCGCCACCACCGCGGAGTGCGGCACCTGCCACACCACCACCAGTTTCGCCGGCGCGGGATTTCAGCACGATGCCACGACCGCGGGCCGGTGCGACACGTGCCACAACGGACGGACCGCCGCGGGTAAACCCTCTGGGCACCTTGCGACCACCGCGCAGTGTGATCAGTGCCACAATACCAGGAGTTTTGCCGGCGCGGGATTCCAGCACGATGCGACGGCGGCAGGCCGGTGCGACACGTGCCACAACGGGCGGACCGCCGCGGGTAAGCCCTCCGGACACATTGTCACCACCGCGCAGTGCGATCAGTGCCATACCACGACGAGTTTTGCGGGGGCGACGTTCCGTCACGACGCGGCGACGACCGCAGGCCGGTGCGATACCTGCCACAACGGGCGGACCGCCACGGGCAAACCCTCCGGTCATCTGGCGACGACCGCGCAGTGTGATCAGTGCCATCGCACCACGGGGTGGACGCCGGCGACGTACACGAGTCACGACAATCCCCGCTTGATCGGCGGGCACGCGGGCCTGGACTGCAAGATCTGTCACCCCCAGGCGTTCACCTCGGTGTTTTATCGCGACGGGGTGCAATTCGGGTTCTGTTCCAACTGCCACAAGCGCGACTACGACCCCGTAGACCACCACAAGAACGTCAGCCTGCAGGTCAACGCGAACTGCGCCAACTGTCACGAGCATGCGGGGTATCGGTTCTAA
- a CDS encoding Rieske 2Fe-2S domain-containing protein: MAREYAVAKVSEVGPGQRKLVAVNGAKVVLINQGGTYYAINNECPHEGNPLCDGEIKDCTLVCPTHEWEFSLKTGEADDHPGFEAQVYPVRVDGAELKITM; encoded by the coding sequence ATGGCGAGGGAATATGCGGTGGCGAAGGTCAGCGAAGTCGGTCCCGGTCAACGCAAACTCGTGGCGGTAAATGGCGCGAAGGTCGTGTTGATCAACCAGGGCGGGACGTATTACGCGATCAACAACGAATGTCCGCACGAGGGCAATCCGCTGTGTGACGGCGAAATTAAGGACTGCACGCTCGTGTGCCCCACGCACGAGTGGGAGTTTTCGCTGAAGACCGGCGAGGCCGATGACCATCCGGGGTTCGAGGCCCAAGTGTATCCCGTGCGCGTGGACGGAGCCGAATTGAAGATCACGATGTGA